The following proteins are encoded in a genomic region of Syngnathoides biaculeatus isolate LvHL_M chromosome 15, ASM1980259v1, whole genome shotgun sequence:
- the zfp36l1a gene encoding mRNA decay activator protein ZFP36L1a, whose translation MTTAVVSPFFDFEAFNKNNKLLGYNGNLAAPHANVPGALLDRKAVGTPGAYQRRHSVSGGAKFNQNQFLNSLKAAEHSPLLAGLGGNNKENHLRPRDRSFSETGERLLHKCLGPASPTGGQVNSSRYKTELCRPFEENGACKYGDKCQFAHGIHELRSLSRHPKYKTELCRTFHTIGFCPYGPRCHFIHNADERRGPPLKSDNASSRSPCSSSSSGETERPRLQHSYSFAGFPSSAGLRDSPTSVTPPPVFFPDEVPDWSRSNPFTYSSQEVANLFGPSLGGVPLGAETGDVTPPSPTGGPYYFRPMLESPRMFDSPSSPRDSLSDQEGYQSSSGSSLSGSESPTLDTTRRLPIFSRLSISDD comes from the exons ATGACCACAGCCGTGGTGTCGCCTTTCTTCGACTTCGAAGCATTCAATAAG AACAACAAGCTGCTGGGCTACAACGGCAACCTGGCCGCCCCTCACGCCAACGTCCCCGGCGCCCTGCTGGACAGGAAGGCGGTGGGCACCCCGGGGGCGTACCAACGACGGCACTCCGTCAGCGGCGGCGCAAAGTTCAACCAGAACCAGTTCCTGAACAGCCTGAAGGCCGCCGAGCACTCGCCGCTCCTCGCGGGGCTGGGCGGCAACAACAAGGAGAACCACCTGCGGCCGCGCGACCGCTCGTTCTCCGAGACGGGCGAGCGGCTCCTGCACAAGTGCCTGGGCCCGGCCAGCCCCACGGGGGGGCAGGTCAACTCCAGCCGCTACAAGACGGAGCTGTGCCGGCCCTTCGAGGAGAACGGCGCCTGCAAGTACGGCGACAAGTGCCAGTTTGCGCACGGCATCCACGAACTGCGCAGCCTGAGCCGCCACCCCAAGTACAAGACCGAGCTGTGCCGCACTTTCCACACCATCGGATTCTGCCCCTACGGGCCCCGCTGCCATTTCATCCACAACGCCGACGAGCGCCGCGGACCCCCGCTCAAGTCCGACAACGCTTCGTCCCGGTCCCCCTGCTCCTCGTCTTCCTCGGGCGAGACGGAGCGGCCCCGGCTGCAGCACAGCTACAGCTTCGCCGGCTTCCCCAGCTCGGCGGGGCTCCGCGACAGCCCCACGTCCGTCACCCCGCCGCCCGTCTTCTTCCCCGACGAGGTGCCCGACTGGTCCAGGAGCAACCCCTTCACCTACTCCAGCCAGGAGGTGGCCAACCTGTTCGGGCCCAGCCTGGGCGGCGTCCCGCTGGGCGCCGAGACCGGCGACGTCACGCCCCCTTCCCCCACCGGCGGGCCTTACTACTTCCGACCGATGCTGGAGTCGCCCCGGATGTTCGATTCCCCGTCCAGCCCGCGAGACTCCCTCTCAGACCAGGAGGGCTACCAGAGCAGCTCCGGGAGCAGCCTGAGTGGCTCCGAGTCGCCCACGCTCGACACCACCCGCCGACTCCCGATCTTCAGCCGCCTCTCCATCTCCGATGACTAG